The genome window GAATCCATGGCATCCCTAGATTTATTGGAACGCAAGCTGCTCAAAATTATTTCCGATACGGATCCTGTCCGGCTCAAGCGGCAGCGAATGAACCCACAAATACAGCGCGAAACCGATGCAGAGCAACGACTGCGAATCGAGCTTCTCCTGCGCAGGCTCGACAAGCTGCCTGATCAGAAGCGACAGGAAGTTTTGGACCTGCTCAAATGGTTTAACTGGTAACGGCTTTAGCGAATACTGGCACCGATCTCCCAGCGTCCGTCCGTTCGCTGCATGCTTTTTACGTCCACGATCGCGTCGTGATTCAGCGGCCCATAAATATGCGGGTACAAGAGTCCGTCCTTGGCTTGCTCATATTTGATCGGCGAAGTCGTCTTGTGCTCGTCCACAACAAGCACCAGAAGTTCACCCTCGTACTCCTTATATACCCGGTTGGCGACTTTCCCCAGAAGCTCATCCCCTTTTGTTGCATGGATGAAACCCTCCTGTTCATAGTCACGCGGGAGATAATGCTCCCGTATTTCCCACTGCTCCCAGTATTCTTTTGGCACTAAGCAATAAATCGTATTCATGGCTGCTTCCCCTTTTACACTATTCTTTTCCTACCGTCCCAGATGTTTATCAATGTGCCGGATCGCTTTATCGTAAAACATTCCATCTATTCTACCTTGATCTCGTCTCCACTGAATGAAGTTCCGGAGGGAATGGAGATCTACCCAGGCATCCCTGGACTGCGGATTGTTGCCCGGGACCTCGCCGGTAATTTCCCCTTCATACACCAGCCTGGCCATCTCGTTCGGGTGATACCCAATTTGGTATGCAATCTGATGCAATGCGATTTTCATGGAACCTCCTAGCTCCTATCTTGGCTTTTCATTTATTTTGCCAGTCTTTTGATGACATGCCAAGTCCTTAACCTGCTCAGACTGATTTGTTACAATGAATGGGCCTGATCAAACATTCTGGAGGTACCACCTAAGATGAATGGGAAACGAAAATCGCGCAAGCCTTTATGGAAGCGCAAGTGGTCATGGGTTATTCTGGCGCTTATCGCCTTTGTATACGTCAACAATAGCTCTTTTTTGGCAAAAGAGTCTGATCGCGGGCCGTTTTTACTCGCCCATCGAGGAATGGCACAAACGTTTCATATGGAAGGGATCACCGACGAGACTTGTACAGCGGAGCGAATCTATCCCCCAGAGCATCCGTATCTGGAGAATACGCTCTCGTCCATGCAAGCTGCTTTCGAAGCTGGAGCTGCTGTCGTAGAGTTGGACGTACAGCCGACGAAAGACGGGACGTTTGCCGTCTTTCATGATTGGACACTCGTATGCCGAACAAACGGTGAGGGAGTGACCCGCGACTTCTCATTGGACGAGCTGCAAAAACTCGACATCGGGTACAACTATACCGCCGATCAGGGTGCGACTTTCCCCTTTCGCGGGAAGGGAATCGGCTTGATGCCTTCACTCGATGATGTATTCAAACAGTTCCCCAATCAACCCTTGCTGATTCATGTCAAAAGCAATGACCCAACAGAAGGAATCCTGCTGGCAGAATATTTGTCCGCGCAGCCAAAGGAGCGCCAAGCGAGTTTGACTGTATACGGGGGAGACGAACCGATCGCGGCGCTGCACGAACAACTTCCTGATATGCGGGTGATGTCCAAAGCCAGCCTAAAGAGCTGCTTGATTCCCTACCTCGCCGTTGGCTGGACCGGCTACATTCCAGAGGCTTGCAGTCAGACCCAACTGCATATTCCCGACAAGCTGGCACCGCTACTCTGGGGATGGCCGAATCGATTTATGGAGAGAATGGACGAGCAAGGTACTCGGGTGATCCTCGTGGCTGGCAGCGGAGATGTATCGAGCGGGTTTGATTCGCTGGAAGATCTCAAGCGAATCCCCAAAGGCTTTTCCGGCGGCATCTGGACCAATCGCATCGATCGAATCTCGGCTGCCTATCCAAAAACGGAGAAGCGGATCGACTGATGCAAAAAAATTGAAACGATTTGTCTACTTATTCGTATAAACGAATATCGACACACGAGGAGTGATTGGGTATGCTGAAAAAACTGTTGAAAAGTCTGATGGGGAATCACTCGTCATCGCACAGCTACCGCAAGTACAGCAGCAGCGACCACAAGCACCGCAAAGGATACGGTCATCCCAATGGACATGGTTCCGGACACGGACATTCCTATTACGGAGGCTCGCACTACAAGAAAAAGCACTCCAGCCGGAGCTTTTTCAGTAGTTAAACGAACGTTTAAAATGTTGAATCAAGAAACGGCAGCTCAGATCATGTGAATCCATGGTCTGGACTGCCGTTCTTATTTAGCGAGGTCTGGATGCTGCCTCAACACCCAATGCAGCAGCTTCAGGTGCGGAAAAGGCTCCAGTCTCCCATTCATGGGGAGATTTTCGTGAATGACCGCTTTTCCACCCGCCTGCAAATACTGCTTCAACGTGATTGGCTTTGCTATAATTTTCGATATGTCGGTTGGCGTCAACAGCAGCAGGCCCTTTGTTTCATTTGCCGGCACCGGATTGTCCTGGGATACAGCCAAATAGATCGGCGTCATATGATTGCGGTTCAAATGTCTCCCAATCAAGATCGGATTGATTCCGTTCTCCGGCCATTTCTCCAGGAACCTGGCAGGAGAGTCGGCGGCTGATGTCTCGTACCAGTAGGTAGCCGGTGGCTTGAGTGCTGTGATCTGCAAAGATGCCTCCTCGTAAGCTTCTCTAGCAGCACATTCCCATCCCGTCTCAGTCCCTTCGCGGTGTCCGCCTAATCGAATGATTCCGAGAGCTGTACCCGCCCGGTTGGGACCGACTTGAAATGGAAATCTGCCGTTCACCAGAACGTATACCCCAGCCGTCACAATCACTTCATTTGAAATCTTGAAGACACACCCTCCTCTCCCCA of Brevibacillus choshinensis contains these proteins:
- a CDS encoding DUF952 domain-containing protein — its product is MNTIYCLVPKEYWEQWEIREHYLPRDYEQEGFIHATKGDELLGKVANRVYKEYEGELLVLVVDEHKTTSPIKYEQAKDGLLYPHIYGPLNHDAIVDVKSMQRTDGRWEIGASIR
- a CDS encoding glycerophosphodiester phosphodiesterase family protein, giving the protein MNGKRKSRKPLWKRKWSWVILALIAFVYVNNSSFLAKESDRGPFLLAHRGMAQTFHMEGITDETCTAERIYPPEHPYLENTLSSMQAAFEAGAAVVELDVQPTKDGTFAVFHDWTLVCRTNGEGVTRDFSLDELQKLDIGYNYTADQGATFPFRGKGIGLMPSLDDVFKQFPNQPLLIHVKSNDPTEGILLAEYLSAQPKERQASLTVYGGDEPIAALHEQLPDMRVMSKASLKSCLIPYLAVGWTGYIPEACSQTQLHIPDKLAPLLWGWPNRFMERMDEQGTRVILVAGSGDVSSGFDSLEDLKRIPKGFSGGIWTNRIDRISAAYPKTEKRID
- a CDS encoding NUDIX domain-containing protein; protein product: MNGRFPFQVGPNRAGTALGIIRLGGHREGTETGWECAAREAYEEASLQITALKPPATYWYETSAADSPARFLEKWPENGINPILIGRHLNRNHMTPIYLAVSQDNPVPANETKGLLLLTPTDISKIIAKPITLKQYLQAGGKAVIHENLPMNGRLEPFPHLKLLHWVLRQHPDLAK